A region of the Gammaproteobacteria bacterium genome:
CACCGGCACCTGGGCGCTCAGGCTGCGCAGCCGGAAGAAGTCGGCGTCCCAGGTGAGGTAGCCGGAGTCGATCAGACTCGGCGTGCAGCGGGCCCGCCAGAGCGCAGGGGTGCTGTCCAGGAGCGTGATGTTGGTGTTGTTGGCCTTGTCCTCGTAGTAGGGCCAGCAGAGGGGCATCTTGCCGCCGCGGCTGATGCCGCCCGGGTGCACGTTGGAGTCGCGCAGGAAGTGGCCGCCCTTGAACTCGCCAGCCGCCGAGATGTAAATCCCGCCCGGGAGACGCAGGCTCGTGCTGGGACCGATGTTGTGGGTCGGGAAGTTGGGGCCGTAGATGTGGTTCCGCTCGCGGATCGGGTCCGCGATCTCGTCGGGATTGGAGACGTAGTCGTCACGCACCACCGGAACCGGCTCCCCCTCGATGATCCAGGTTCCCTGGCTGGCATGGAACGCCTGCGCGCCGCCCAGGTCGAGCACTTCGGATTTGTTGGTGGAGATGTTGAGTCCGAGGTTCAACTCGTAGTTGGCGCTCCGGTAGGGCGTGGTGTTGATCGACACCTCGAAGCCCTCGTTCTTCAACTCCCCGATGTTCTGAAGCTGGCTCGACTGGAAGCCGTTGGACGGGACCTGCAGCACCGCGAAGAGCGCATCGGTGGTCCGCTGGTAATAATAGGTGAAGTCGATCGCCACCCGATCGTCGACGAAGGAGGCGTCGAACCCCCCTTCCAGCTCGGTGGTGACCTCGGGACCCAGATCCGGATTGCCCAGGTTCTGGGGCAGGAAGGCGGGCCGGTCGTTCAGGCCCGCGGCCTCCCAGGTGCGCACTGCATCGAACGCGCCCGGCGCGCGTCCCGACCTCCCCCAGGCGGCGCGCAGCTTCAGCGAGCCCATCCCGGGATTCCAGAATTCCTCGTCGGAGAGGACCCAGGAGGCGCTGACCTTCGGATAGACCTGCAGGCCGAAGCCCTCGCCAAAGGCGCTGTTGCCGTCGACGCGGACGCCGCCGGTGATGAAGTACTTGTTGTTGATGTCGAAGACGTTCTGGAAGAAGAAGCCAGCGTTCCAGACCTTCTGCCGCGTCTCGAATCCCTGAGTCTCGGCGGCGGAGTTGACCGTGGGCTCCTCGGCGCCCGGGAAGCCCTCGCCCCAGGCCTCGACGGTGTGTTCATCGTCGCCAACCGCCTGGCCGCCCCAGGAGAAGTTGGAGCGGATCCCGTCCATCAGGTTGAAGCTGTAGGTGCCGACGTAGTCGAAGGTGATGAGGCGGTTCTGCCAGTGGTGGTTGAGCAGCGCGCCCCGGGGACGGAAGCGGAAGCCGAAGGGGCGCAGGTTGCGCGAGTCCTGCTGCAGCCAGTCGTACCCCAGGGTGAAACGATTGGTAAGATCCGCGATCGGCGTGTAGGTGAAGGTGCCGCCCGTGGTGAAGCGGTCGATGGTATGGCGGATATCGAAAGCGAGCACGCTGGCCGCGATCACGTCGGGAGAGTCGTCGGTGAAGTAGTTGGCCTTGCCCCGGTACACGTTGTGGCCCAGCCCCTGCGCGTTGCTCTGGGAGAGCTGCTGGGCGGACTCGGTGGAGTACGATGTGTTCCACTGGATCTGGAAGTTGGGAAGCGGCGTGAAGGTGAAGTTCCCGCGCGTGATCCACTCGCTGCTGAACTCGTTGGGCAGGTAACCCTCCTGGTCGGAGAAGGAACCCGAGACGAAGTACTGCAGGTTCTCCAGCCCGCCGCGCACCGATGTCATGTAGTGCTGGTTGTGGCCCGTCTTGAGAAAGGGCTCCATGCGCAGGTAGGGGAAGGGGGAGTCCGGATAGTTGCCGAACTTGCGGCTCCATACCGCGCCCTGCTGGCTCTCCATCGTCCATTGGGGCGCCCCCACGGATCCGCGCTTGGTGAAGATCTGGATGACGCCGGCGGACGCCTCGGTGCCGTACAGCGTGGTTGCCGCCGACCCTTTGATGATCTCGATGCGCTCGATGTCGTTGGGGTTGATCGAGTTGAGCGGCGTCTTCGAGGTGTTGGACCCGCGGATGCCGCGGTGGTCCGGAGCCGCCACGTGCGCCAGCGGCTCGCTGCGCATGCGCACCCCGTCGATGTAGATGATGGGGTTGTTGCTCATGGAGACGCTGGAGTTGCCCCGCAGGCGGATGGCGGGCGCGACGCCCAGCTCCCCCCCGGTGGCGCTCAGGTCGAGACCCGGCGCCGCGCCCTGGAGCAGGTCCACCATCTGGACGGGCTTGTCGGGCAGCTCGGTGACGTTGATCTGCGCGATGGAGTTGCCGATCTCGCGCCGGCGGGCTGCCCCGGCGGTACCGGTGACCACGATCTCGTCGAGACCCA
Encoded here:
- a CDS encoding TonB-dependent receptor; the encoded protein is MQSPWRTTLLAAGVLALFLAPPLEAQENGRITGVVTESGSGGPVSEAQVYLPDQALGGLSRANGRYLIINVPPGTYTVRAERIGLGSAEQEVTVGAGETVTADFVLEELALGLDEIVVTGTAGAARRREIGNSIAQINVTELPDKPVQMVDLLQGAAPGLDLSATGGELGVAPAIRLRGNSSVSMSNNPIIYIDGVRMRSEPLAHVAAPDHRGIRGSNTSKTPLNSINPNDIERIEIIKGSAATTLYGTEASAGVIQIFTKRGSVGAPQWTMESQQGAVWSRKFGNYPDSPFPYLRMEPFLKTGHNQHYMTSVRGGLENLQYFVSGSFSDQEGYLPNEFSSEWITRGNFTFTPLPNFQIQWNTSYSTESAQQLSQSNAQGLGHNVYRGKANYFTDDSPDVIAASVLAFDIRHTIDRFTTGGTFTYTPIADLTNRFTLGYDWLQQDSRNLRPFGFRFRPRGALLNHHWQNRLITFDYVGTYSFNLMDGIRSNFSWGGQAVGDDEHTVEAWGEGFPGAEEPTVNSAAETQGFETRQKVWNAGFFFQNVFDINNKYFITGGVRVDGNSAFGEGFGLQVYPKVSASWVLSDEEFWNPGMGSLKLRAAWGRSGRAPGAFDAVRTWEAAGLNDRPAFLPQNLGNPDLGPEVTTELEGGFDASFVDDRVAIDFTYYYQRTTDALFAVLQVPSNGFQSSQLQNIGELKNEGFEVSINTTPYRSANYELNLGLNISTNKSEVLDLGGAQAFHASQGTWIIEGEPVPVVRDDYVSNPDEIADPIRERNHIYGPNFPTHNIGPSTSLRLPGGIYISAAGEFKGGHFLRDSNVHPGGISRGGKMPLCWPYYEDKANNTNITLLDSTPALWRARCTPSLIDSGYLTWDADFFRLRSLSAQVPVDFAFPDRISSALLTLALNNSYTWKRMPYLDPEMRGNQGGVDLGQAIAARNPTPISFRASLRIQF